In Lathyrus oleraceus cultivar Zhongwan6 chromosome 2, CAAS_Psat_ZW6_1.0, whole genome shotgun sequence, the DNA window AATCTTTTTTATGAAACAATCTATTTGTTTCTTCACAAAGAACCCATAAAAAACCATAATGAACTACAAGTCCCAAAACTAAGCagaagctaactttattttttTGGGAAATAGAAACAACTTTCTAAAGCTTTATGTAACCATTATTAATCATCCACTCAAGACTCCAGTGCTGGTTTGCATTCTTAAAGGCCCAGTAAGCCCAACCAAATGTTGCTCGACCGAAAACATCTATTTGCGCCTTGCCAAATCTCTGGAAATCTTCTTTCGTAGCATTTTTAACTCGCCAATCAGAAACCCATTCACCTTGAATTCAAGATTGATTCATTTTAAAAACTAACACATTCATAAAGAGAAATATAATGAACCATTCTAAAACTTACCAACAAAAATAAGAGGACCGTTTGATGCTGTAATAAAATTCAAATCCGATGAACGATTGTTGTAAATAAAATCAATGTTCTGTTGAGCAGTCATGTTTTCAAATAAATCATCAAAAATGCTGTAGTAATGGACATCAATGACCGGTCGCGTAAAACTATTAGCAAGAGGAAAGAGTTCTCTATGCTCTGATGGTCCAAGTCTATTCGACATAACCACATAAGCCGCAGTCGAGTGTTTGCGCACCGCGTCATAACCAGCTTTATAATACTTGGTCAAGCGCTCAAGTGTCACACCAGGTGAGAGTGGCTCGTTTAAGAGCTCAATTGCATATAGACTAGGGCTTTTTGCATACCTATAATATAACACATGTGGTGAATCATCAAAATTTGAAATATATAATATTGTGTGTACTTTTGAATTATGAAACAATGTGCAACTATGGTACCTTGCAGTTAGGAGACTAATAACATCAACTGTTTGTTGAATGTTTTCATCTGATTTTCCCCATTCTTGTGATCCGTCTCTTGTCGAACTATGTTGAAAACCATTTTGAGAACCAGGTGCAGCATGAAGATCAATGATGATTTTCAATCCATATTTTCTGCATGCATGTACACAAATTTTAAATATTTGCATTTTAGAGTTTAGCTTTTTCCAAGATTATAATTAGTTAATGAACTTACTGGGCCCATGAGAAAGCATTGTCTAGTGAGTGCAATGAACCTCCAACATAAGGCCATGGTGGAGTTGGGTCACTTGCTATCCACCAACCCACTGGAATTCTAACTGCATTTAGTCCATTACTAGCTATGAACTT includes these proteins:
- the LOC127118808 gene encoding probable glucan 1,3-beta-glucosidase A codes for the protein MMTNSMIMNIKIWFVNLIMLFAMIHGRAINSEFRVKAVSLGGWLVTEGWMKPSLFDAIPNKDFLDGTGLQFKSVTTGKYLCAESGGGTILVANRTTASSWETFRLWRINEETFRFRVFNKQFVGLDEINVVAITNSSTESETFYIVKKNDTSTLVRIKASNGYYLQAKSEELVTVDVSEVRGWEDNDPTVFQLTIAARLQGDFQLTNGYGPIKAAQVMKEHWSTFIVEDDFKFIASNGLNAVRIPVGWWIASDPTPPWPYVGGSLHSLDNAFSWAQKYGLKIIIDLHAAPGSQNGFQHSSTRDGSQEWGKSDENIQQTVDVISLLTARYAKSPSLYAIELLNEPLSPGVTLERLTKYYKAGYDAVRKHSTAAYVVMSNRLGPSEHRELFPLANSFTRPVIDVHYYSIFDDLFENMTAQQNIDFIYNNRSSDLNFITASNGPLIFVGEWVSDWRVKNATKEDFQRFGKAQIDVFGRATFGWAYWAFKNANQHWSLEWMINNGYIKL